The Dioscorea cayenensis subsp. rotundata cultivar TDr96_F1 chromosome 16, TDr96_F1_v2_PseudoChromosome.rev07_lg8_w22 25.fasta, whole genome shotgun sequence sequence ACAGTgagacaaaataaatttttgtctACTCAGTTAGCTTATAAATATGATAGAATGCTTGTACcccaaaaaaattttactaaagATTAAGAATTTTAgctaagaataataaaaaaatcaatgaaaccTTGACTTTGTTAACATGTGGACAATATCAAaactatttcaaaatattaatttttacatttcactgaatgaaaatcatataaatagtggtttttttttacttatccaCATAAAGATACAGTgagacaaaataaatttttgtctACTCAGTTAGcttataaatataatagaatgcttgtataccaaaaaaattttactaaagATTAAGAATTTTAgctaagaataataaaaatatcaatgaaaCCTTGACTTTGTTAACATGTAGACAATATCAAaactatttcaaaatattaatttttacatttcaCTGAATGCAAATCATATAAacagtgatttatttttttacttatccaCATAAAGATACAGTGggacaaaataaatttttgtctACTCAGTTAGCTTATAAATATGATAGAATGCATGTACACAAAAAATTTTTACTAAAGATTAAGAATTTTAGCTAAGAATTGAGATATTGAGAGGATACCATCCATTTCAGGAGTAGGTGAATTTTATACCAACTACCTTTTGCTTTTAGTTGATAtttaataaacataaaagacaataaaaaaattccataatATATACTTCTTAGGTATCATTAGGatcttttttgtatttaaatatttttttatttggatttctatttattttcaattacttATGATACATTTCATATAATTCATTGATAGAAATCTTTGTTTgtcttcaataaataataagactaaaaaaataataaatgaaagacGAAGACCATGTTGTTGTCACTGCTTAATTTAACCCACGGTGTAAGTGGGGGTGTCtacaatagtatatatatacatatatatctacatCTATCCATCTATAGTTCACTTGGCAAAGTCCTAAGAGAGAGGGTCTGGTGTTCCACTTGAACACCCTAACTAATTACTTTCTCCTTctaatctctttctctctctctctctctctctatatatatatatatatatctctcaattttttaaccaaatgaatgaaaagatgAGTGTTGGTGGATCATTCCATGGCATGCCTTGCCATGTAATGAATATCAATTCTATCTTGGATCTGGCTCAAAAGTGCTCAGAAAATTGGTTCATAAGGATGATTTTGGAGAGATGCATGGTGTGGGTAGTAAGTGTTGTACCATATCCTAATTTTAGACCTCGGGcctctttaaatttttgtgcatgcattaggggtaaaatggtcatttagtactagtggcatccttgcatgattACATAGTAGCTTTTGTGTGAGAACTAGCCAAAAACCAGGGGTAATTCATTCTTTTGGAcccttttcattttattttccattagGAGGGCAAATTGGTCATTTCATTTGTGTAAAGCCTACCTGACTTCTCATTTCCTttactctttctttcttcttctttctttctttccttctttagACTGAACACCTCAACCctagataaaatatttttctggAGATCTTTTCCAGCCATTCAAAGCATCCATTCTCCTCATCACATCCTCTTGAGCATGATAGGAGCTTTGATCCAAGTTTCATTCTGTATTTTACTCGTATTTGATCGTTTTCATTCTTTTAAAACCCTAGGTCTAACTCTTGGATTATACATGTTGTGTGGTTGATTTTAGactcaaattgaagccattgttcttgttattcattttttgtgaatgtttgtaaagaaatttcttggTTAGATGATGTAAATTAGGGGAAAGCCATTGTATTAGGGCCAGGGTTACTGTAGTAATCCCGATTTTACTagaaattttcaacattttcttatatttctttggctcaaattaaattctttcttattggaattcattggaactagttttactccagTTTGAGGTCATTTGGTGTCCAAAATGACGTTGTTTTGCTCTAAActcctagagttacatgttcgacatgtaacattgcattcgcatgcattttaATTTTCCATTCTTGCGTTCATTGGTTCTTCGATTCCTTGCTTGTATCTAGGTAGTAAACCATCCTCCAAGGGGAAAGAAATCGTTTACCGGTAAGCTCATCTCGAGGCGAGAtgactggttctgtgagtggttaaattcgtgattgcatagatttaataggagtattacaatatttatttttgtgtttttataacatatttatGATGATAAATCAGATttagtttgatatatatatatatatattgaaaatgaatttattggaatggttaaacctagaatacttatacatatttatcttgaaagaagcatgtttacatgtgcatgtatttacatgcaaatggaatatggtttgatgtgcaTTTTcgtatttaaacattatatgaTGGATTCCTtaagttggaattggaaagaattatattgttgTATTTGGCTTTGATGGTCACTACTGGACTTGAGTTCGACACTGCAGTGGAGGGTTCCATGGTCTGACCTGATGGGAGACGGCGTGATCAACCCTGAGtataccctggtcaagaggtgcacaAATCCATTGACAGGGGTTCCTTTATGTGAGAAACACGGGGTGACCACACGgagatctcagtggccaacaccaaggaaagcaacattttgaattttaaaaagttttaaaacaccttggtggtcccataTCCAATTGCGGCCACGATTAGCTCGAGAATTATTtgaggccagcctgtattttgagcTGTGTTCAATGTGTTAGAAAATGTTACTTGCTTGTACTATTTGATAAATCATTATGTTAactgttaatctgttgaatacttagagctactttaatatattattattattatggtaattagtatttgaaatgctttattactatgttatatttatgttgtaaccactcactgggtaacacctgttactcaccactctcttttctttttctttcttatacTGCAACGTTGGATTTCGTTGTGCTTGGCAGGCAGTAGAGTGACCTATCTTTCTCCTTGTCTAGGTTAATttgcagtgtgcatgtaaactctGTGGATCAACTAGACTTGATTTTTATGTACTAttattgtattttgtattctctGGTTGTATTTGGAAGACTGACTTGTACTGTTGTTGATACTGTCTCCTTCTTTAGTAAGTTGTGATAGTAGGTTTGTATTAAACCTTACAATGACTAAAAGGTGGGACACTGTGAGACCTACTCCTTGTTGTCATGGTGATTGCCACATGCCCGACTAGAGTCTAGGCATGACAATAGGAATGGGAGAAGCAGGAGTGGTACATCCATAAGTTGTGTTTTAATGCAAATGATGTGTTTTAGTTGTTGCGATTTAACCAAGAAGGATATTGCCATGACAAGAAACAGATATTGTCATCGAGTTTTCATTGTTatgcttggatttttttttaagaaaaaagaaaataaaatgattgaTGTAATAtgtattagtttatataatatatgtatatatatatatatatatactccatgcatttagttatttttttaaaatttaattgaaagggtttttctttaaaatatagtGCATTATTGTTTGTGACCATTgtgttttcaatattatttaataataacttTATATATGTGGCATTTAAAATGtgtttaatttgtattttatgttaaaaatctATAAGTTTATCATTAAATCATCCATATcaattatattttctaaaatatgattttgatgGCACACTCTTGAAGAAAGTAAAGTAACAGTCCCCATATAAACTTGGAgtttaacatttatatatataatattaattattagagtttatatatatattaaaactcaCACCTCTGTTTGGcattttgcagggaaagtaattgcatgtaaagtctttgcagggaaagactttgcatgcaattactttacctgcaaaataacattacaacgTTTGGTTATcccaatcaaaattgtaattactttgcatgcaaacttaattcccacgtttggtatgaacttgttttcaacgtaaaattaggttttattctcatttttgcccttagttgttatagttactaaatttgggtttttattcaactctaataatattattaacttagtccaaataataattaacctattcttcataattaaaaaaaaaaatcaaatggggtttttatgttttttaaaatgttgatgaattacattgaatttcatcaactttttaaatatcaaaaggcatcatttttcatttacataaattttaccaagttaacaaaaattagcaaaatatggaatttatgaacataagaaaaaaaggtttgcaccattatatctacaataaaaatcccataaaaaaataaaaaaatatatcttatgcaaaaacatgataaaaagagacaagaaataatattgttaaactaaggaattaatattttgatttgaatgctttctacttgatatttatttatatatctcatatttttaaaaaaactttgatttaacTACAAATACGGAACAATTTTTTTCGTGGGAATTAAAAAACAATCGTggacaagtaaaaatatatatgtctcaagttcttatcttatcatgttggattattatctcaacatagatttgatttaatcaaaaacaaaaaaattctccaataaaaaaattttatccaaacaaatatgaaatttatttatctttgatccatttaaaaatatgaattttacaccaagaaaaaaatttaacaaaaaaatttaacacaaaataatctaacaaacttgagaaaaaaatattaccgAGGATTTCTCCGATTCGGAAGAAGCGACAACTCTCCGCCCGAATTGGAAATATGATCGTGTTAGGGTTTttcaaagacaaaaacaaacgagaaagagttttatgtaataaagggtagtttggtaatttgacaattaccaaaTTTTCCTATCCAACGGTGTAAACACTTTCACACCACCCCCCCTGTGAATCACTTTCCCTAGTCAAGTGGAAAGTGATTACAAGAagaccatattatttttaaaaaccaaacgcttgaaatagattcaccctcttactttgcagggaaagtaacaactttacatCATACCAAACGGGCCCATGagtgaaataattattttggaCCCCTGTCAACAACTGCATCTCAAGACCTAAATTTGAGGGTTCTTGACAAGATGGTCCTCCATGCCTATGAGTGAAATAATTCTTTGCCCATATTAAAACATGAACGGTATGTTTGAatcctttaaattatttttcttttttttttttttaggaaagaATCCTTTAAAACTTGGTTCTATAGAAAATTGCATAGTCCATTAACATGTGATTAAACAGTAATTAtatgtgaaaataaaataatcgaAAACCTACCCACTCTCTCTATAATGTATGCAACTAGCTCAACTAACTTCTTTGCAACGAGctcaaaaatattaatcaaggtatgtatatatatagtttaaaatcttttcaaccagctcaaaatattaatcaaggtttgcacacacacacacacacacacacacacacacacacagatatatatatagttagttagttagttagttagtttaaaatttttcttttataaaacctAAGTTTATATTTGGAAaagtttttttaagaatattttattaactttttatgaccattttatttttttatgtgaaaaacctaaataaaaaattatatattatattattattattagtttatttgtcATTTATAATTGCTTATAACATTGTAATAATTGGATTTATTtgcaattaaaaattgaaaaaaatgaaaaatcatccTTGTGGTTATAATTTCTTAGACTTATCTATCTGATTTCATcaatatgattttcttttcatttttattgtttttttagttgttgtGTTCCTACAAGAAATTTaacttataattaaaataatttataaatttataataaaaaaaaaagaggaattgCATGGAGCATCCCTCCCATTTTGTCAATGGAGTAAAAAATCCTTTGACTTTTACATATCCCCTATAAGTCCTTCCTTTTCTATACAAATACTTTCAAGTTCAACAGTTCACTAACAGCGTTAAAAACAGGGTAAAATGTCTCTCTTGCCCTCAGTTGGTTAtaagattttgaaaaatgatgaaaattaaatagttattaagTAACCATCACATCACATCCCCATACTCATCTCATCATCTTCTCCCGAGAAAAGAGAACCTTTTTATCTTCCTCTGTTGAACGGCCACATCGTAGCTGGCCGGTGTTCTTCTCGTTGCTATCGGAGAGAAGGAGAAAGCTTGAGAGCATCCTTGCCCTCTATTTGCacactcaagaaaaaaaaaggtttgaagGCCGACGGCATTGAAGGCCAACACCCTTTGATTAATCTTATCTTGCATTTATGGTTTAAATTGGACTATCATTGTGCACAAGCCCTGTAATTCCTTGATGAAGACATGAAATTTGAGTGGGTAGTTAGTTTGTACAATAGGTTTGTGCCCTAATTTCAGTTGTAATGAATAAATCCGCATGAATGCATGAAAGCAATTGTCTTATATGCGCAGAATCTCTCTAATAACGTTGTTATCATCATGTGGAATTTATTTTAGGGCTAGTATTTACAAATGTATCtgatattcaatttttttttctaacaatcTTGTTACCGATGAGATTGTATCTCTTTAGTTGTATTATGAATGGATGATTAACATTTAGAACCAAAGAAGATGTGAATGGATCATTAACATTTAGGATTAatgcatttttattatgaataggattactattagtgtttattgtttacatttctgTTGTTCTGTTCATTTACAAAAGACAATTGCTTGCACTGTGAGTTCTTGTTGATATTATGGGCAAATTATATTGTTTGGCAAAGATATAATGGGTTATGACTTTGTTATTCAAGAAGTATATGTCGCCTGACCAGTTGTTTTCTTTGTGTGATTAGGAGGATTATGGGCGACAATTCAGGGAATCTTGTGAACGGACGCTGTTATTTAGCACTAGTTGTTGATACCATCAActagttgaagaagatgatgacacgAAGGCACTAGGATATACTTCGACGAACACCATTCAAGCACCTCATGGACATTGAGCCCATAGTCCAAGACATGGtaatattaccatggtaatattgATAAAGAAGAGGAggaatattttcattattcatcTATTCGTAGTCCAGTTCATGATCAAGAAGCAAATGCCATAGTAATATTGATACCCATTTCGAGTTTTTGCTACTTTTTTGTAACACTGTTTTCGTGTTTTGCAGCGTTCCTTGTTTGAAGATCGTTTGCAgaaaaaattcaatatcaatGAGATGGCATCATATAATCTTAGTCATGTTCATGACTGTCCACAACAGAGGGAGGACAATGTTGATTGTCTAGTGTACCTAATGCGCTTCATGGAACAGCTTCTGCATGGCGAGAAACTCAGTGTATCCCACTCAGATGTTACCCATATGTGACTGGAGTAAGCTGTACACATCTTGTCAAATGGCATCACATGAAACACACCTCAATTAGCATTGCCTATAGAAGCGTCAGAGGCAAGTACAGACATTAGGGAAAAAAATGGATGATGAGCCACCACAAAGCCACAAAGAAACTGATCAGCAACCAAAGACCGCGCCACCCATCCTAGAGAGTAATGAAGAGGCATAGCCGAGTGGTGATTGTGCCGAATCGGCAAATGCCTAAGATTAAATGAATGTCCTTAATAATAGTAACAGTCATTATTGTCTATTACTATTCATATATGCCAGCTTATGGTTACTTAATCGCTTAATACATCACTTTCATTACTTTCTGACTAAAAAAGCTTACTCGTATCCAGTTGCtgtgtttattgtttataaattgaatATGCCGCTTATTAATGTATGGTTCCGTTTACATATGTGGTTTGTTGTTTACTTCCACAGATATcagttcattttcattatttgcTGACCAAAAATGCTATTTACACTTTAAAATTTGCCATTCATGGCCAGTATTACTGTTGACATATATGGTTTGTTGTTTACGGTTAGGCATTCATGGACAATTTTCAAAACATGTTACCCTAGTTTATTGTTCAACAAAAACATGCACTCCACCTAGTGCTTAGTCTGTGATTACTTCATTACATGTTGCCCAGTTATGTCCGATTGAGTGGTAACGACTACAATATATTTCACGCACATACCATGCTTGTGACTCAATCCTCTTGCGCCTCGGACGACTAggccttttttttatataggcGATCGAATACGAAGTTGGCGAGAGTCTTCCAATGGTTTGTCGTGATCTGGTACAGGgaatattgattttttgtatgtCAACTTATAGGATTCGATAGTGTAGTATGGTTCAATGAAGCGATGGACATTTGTATCAGTTTGCATAATCACTACGCAAGCATGCTTACATGGTATTCCGTACACCTGCCAGAAGCGACAAGATCATGTTCGATCACGCAAATTAACAGAATTACTCTAGTAGTCAACAACCTCGAACTGTTCTCCAAATGAACAACCTATCAGTAAGCACCTACTTTCGTCAATTAttacttcaatcttcttgtgtatCACAGGGCAAAGATAAGCTTCCCATTTCAAGCAACAATTACGTTGGTTGcacatcatgttcatcatcttgaacCTAAAATCATGAAAAGAGGTTGTATCAATTGCACGTGGAGCATACCATTACGTTGGTAAATATAAAATGTAACAGGATTTAGGGGTAATAATGCAAGTGCAAACTGTAGAACGCATTACCTAATTTCTAAACACCAACTACTAATACTGAATAGTAACATGATAAACGAAAGGGGAACATAAAATACATAACACAAACatctaataataaatagattaaGCGAAATCAGAACTGGAAAGAACAATATTAAAAGCAAATGGTTGAAAGGAAACATGAATATGGGAAAGTATGTAACAACTTTGAATTCTATTTAGAAACgtctaaaataaattaagaggtTGAATATGGGTACCACCTTATTGCATCTACCATCTTACATACAGGAAGATGTTGTGCTTATTTTATTCATGCATTAAAAGATTCTGCGACGTTGGAGTACATTTCACCCCACCACTAGCCTCTAAGCAAGTAATTGCACCAATGTGACATGTCTAATTTCTGGAACATCCAATGGTGTGCTTGTCCTAATGTGGCCAATAGGGAGCCTACAGCTGCATCATATTCGAAAGACGTGCAAGCATATGCAATCTTTATAATCAAACACCAGCACTCATCCTTTAATGACTTTCCTAGTTGCccatttgatttaagaaaatttgcatGTAGATGTCGCAAGCAATAAGCATGCGGGGCAGGAGGAAAAACCTTTGCAATAGCATTCACAAGTCCTTTCGACCTATTGGAGATGAATGTGATAATGTTGGTGTAGTTGTCATCACCGTATATTACATCACCCAAAGTTGGTGTAAACCATATCCAGTTATCATCAGTTTCATTATCCACGATTGCAAACGCTAAATGAAAAAATCCTTCATTACCATCTTTGGATGTTGCACCCAAAAGGATACCGCCATATTTGCCCAACAAGTGAGTTCCATCTAAAAAAGCATAGGCCTACAACCCAGCTTGAAACCATCAAGAAAAGCACGAAAACTAAAAAAACCCACGCTTGAATCATTCTCCATCAGTGTCGATAATAATGATGCTACTTGGGTTAGTTTCAAAAACTTTGGCCATATACCATACCAACAGATCATAGCTTGCTATCTCACTGCCATGAAGAATTTCCCTTGCCAACTCTTTACCCATCCAGGCTTGTTTGTACGGCAGACAAACACCGTGGTCACGCAATATATCTTGTTGTGTATCCACTGCTCGGTATAATGGTCGATCACGTAAATTCATTATTACCTTCCTACTGACCCGTTTCTTTAATGTTCTCGAGTGAAATGGTGTGTTGATGCCCCTAACGCATATGTGTTCATGTTGTGTTGTTTTAATCCTGAATGTAGGGAGGTTTCTGTCTCTTGAGGCATGAACACGCCCATTGACAATCTTCATCAGCACATGTCACAGTCACTCAATCTCTATCGTTCTTTATGAACCGAAAGTTGAAATTGCGTTTGACGGCTAAGTCACACAATATATCCTTAAAGTTTTCGCATTTTCAAAATGATGACCAATCATAGTAAACTCAGCTTTCGAATCTCTTGACGGATCACGTATTGTTAAAGGTCCTCCATGTAACACTGGCGGTAGCATTGACAATGTTTCCCTGGTATGATGGAAAAAGTAAATTGTTAGttcaataaataaacagaaacaCTTTAAAATTGAATGCTTACTACCAAAATCTTAACAAAAGGCAAAAATCTAAATTACAAAACTGAAAACTAACTACAATCTAACGTgaataaatatgaaaacattTTAATGAGGAAAAAAACCTACATAACGATCACCATATCACATGTGTACACcattaaaatcaaatagaagGACAACAGCTATCGA is a genomic window containing:
- the LOC120278444 gene encoding uncharacterized protein LOC120278444: MNLRDRPLYRAVDTQQDILRDHGVCLPYKQAWMGKELAREILHGSEIASYDLLAYAFLDGTHLLGKYGGILLGATSKDGNEGFFHLAFAIVDNETDDNWIWFTPTLGDVIYGDDNYTNIITFISNRSKGLVNAIAKVFPPAPHAYCLRHLHANFLKSNGQLGKSLKDECWCLIIKIAYACTSFEYDAAVGSLLATLGQAHHWMFQKLDMSHWCNYLLRG